A genome region from Mycolicibacterium litorale includes the following:
- a CDS encoding NAD(P)H-dependent amine dehydrogenase family protein: MAVRVVQWATGGVGVAAINGVLEHPDLELVGCWVHSEAKAGKDVGELIGAEPIGVTATNSVEEILALDADAVIYSPLLPDPKEVTALLRSGKNVVTPVGWFYPGEKEAAPLRAAALEGNVTLHGTGIAPGGISEKFPLVLSIMSTGVTFVRAEEFSDLRTYDAPDVVRYVMGFGDTPEKALSGPMQKLLDGGFIQSVKMVVDKMGFRADPTVRSSQEIAVATAPIDSPIGAIEPGQVAGRRFHWEATVDGEVVVRVTVNWLMGEEHLDPAWTFGEAGERYEMEVRGNPDFTVTVKGFQPDSVESGLESNNGIVATAAHCVNSIPAVCAAPPGIATYLDLPLISGRAAPRLGSASGPAS; this comes from the coding sequence ATGGCGGTACGGGTGGTGCAGTGGGCGACCGGCGGTGTCGGCGTCGCCGCGATCAACGGGGTGCTCGAACATCCCGACCTCGAACTCGTCGGCTGTTGGGTGCATTCGGAAGCCAAGGCCGGCAAGGACGTCGGCGAGCTGATCGGCGCCGAACCCATCGGGGTGACCGCCACCAACAGCGTCGAGGAGATCCTGGCACTGGACGCCGACGCGGTGATCTACTCGCCGCTGCTGCCCGACCCGAAGGAGGTCACCGCACTGCTGCGGTCCGGCAAGAACGTCGTCACCCCCGTCGGGTGGTTCTACCCCGGTGAGAAGGAGGCCGCACCGCTGCGGGCCGCCGCGCTCGAAGGCAACGTGACGCTGCACGGCACCGGGATCGCGCCCGGCGGCATCAGCGAGAAGTTCCCGCTGGTGTTGTCGATCATGTCGACGGGTGTGACCTTCGTGCGCGCCGAGGAGTTCTCGGATCTGCGCACCTACGACGCCCCCGACGTGGTGCGCTACGTGATGGGTTTCGGTGACACCCCCGAGAAGGCGCTGTCCGGGCCGATGCAGAAACTGCTCGACGGCGGCTTCATCCAGTCGGTGAAGATGGTCGTCGACAAGATGGGCTTCCGGGCCGATCCGACCGTGCGGTCCTCCCAGGAGATCGCGGTCGCGACCGCGCCGATCGACTCACCGATCGGCGCCATCGAACCGGGACAGGTCGCGGGACGGCGGTTCCACTGGGAGGCCACCGTCGACGGCGAGGTCGTGGTCCGTGTCACCGTGAACTGGCTGATGGGCGAGGAGCACCTGGACCCGGCCTGGACCTTCGGCGAGGCGGGGGAGCGCTACGAGATGGAGGTCCGCGGCAACCCCGATTTCACGGTGACGGTCAAGGGATTTCAGCCCGATAGCGTCGAGTCGGGGCTGGAGAGCAACAACGGGATCGTCGCGACCGCCGCGCACTGCGTCAACTCGATTCCCGCCGTGTGCGCCGCGCCGCCCGGCATCGCGACCTACCTCGACCTGCCGCTGATCAGCGGGCGGGCGGCTCCGCGACTGGGATCCGCTTCCGGGCCCGCTTCCTGA
- a CDS encoding cysteine dioxygenase, translating into MSVHTLASPVSAVPAVSAPTRLRLPDLLHATDRGADDVLSGRFDHLLPRGGLPRDDRWYTRLHGDDELDVWLISWVPDQSTELHDHGGSLGALTVLSGALSETRWDGEGLRRRRLAAGDQAAFPLGWVHDVVWAPDTTSGPTLSVHAYSPPLTAMSFYEVTDRTTLRRSRTELTDTPEG; encoded by the coding sequence ATGTCCGTGCACACCCTTGCCTCGCCCGTCTCTGCCGTCCCCGCCGTTTCCGCGCCCACCCGGTTGCGGCTGCCCGATCTGCTCCACGCCACCGATCGCGGTGCCGACGACGTGCTCAGCGGGCGCTTCGACCACCTGCTGCCGCGCGGCGGCCTGCCCCGCGACGACCGGTGGTACACCAGGCTGCACGGCGACGACGAACTGGACGTCTGGCTCATCAGCTGGGTGCCCGACCAGTCCACAGAACTGCACGACCACGGCGGATCGCTCGGTGCGCTGACCGTGCTGTCCGGCGCGCTGTCCGAAACCCGTTGGGACGGAGAGGGCTTGCGGCGGCGGCGCCTCGCGGCGGGCGATCAGGCCGCCTTCCCGCTCGGCTGGGTGCACGACGTGGTGTGGGCACCGGACACCACCAGCGGCCCCACCTTGAGCGTGCACGCCTACTCGCCGCCATTGACCGCGATGTCCTTCTACGAGGTCACCGACCGGACGACGTTGCGGCGCAGCCGAACCGAACTCACCGATACGCCGGAGGGCTGA
- a CDS encoding cation:dicarboxylate symporter family transporter, with amino-acid sequence MSVTLEPPPEAATPRRDRTHWLYIAVIVAVVAGVAVGILAPAVGKSVGVLGTMFVDLIKMMIAPVIFCTIVLGIGSVRKAATVGKVGGLAFAYFLVMSTFALAIGLVVGNVLHPGSGMNLSESAAGKGAELAEKAHESGGLMDFVQGIIPDTLFSALTAGSVLQALFVALLVGFALQAMGRSGEPILRGVEHLQKLVFKILVMILWLAPIGAFGAIANVVGQTGWAAVTQLLTLMLGFYVTCAVFVFGVLGVLMRVVAGVSIFKLVRYLAREYLLIVSTSSSESALPRLIAKMEHLGVDRSTVGVVVPTGYSFNLDGTAIYLTMASLFIAGALGDPLSVSEQIGLLVFMIVASKGAAGVTGAGLATLAAGLQSHRPDLLDGVGLIVGIDRFMSEARAVTNFSGNAVATVLVGSWTKTIDRNRMDSVLRGDDPFDELTMVDDHTPERVPAPA; translated from the coding sequence ATGAGCGTCACCCTCGAACCACCGCCCGAGGCGGCCACGCCGCGGCGCGACCGCACCCACTGGCTCTACATCGCCGTCATCGTGGCGGTAGTGGCCGGCGTCGCCGTCGGCATCCTGGCTCCCGCGGTCGGCAAGAGCGTCGGCGTGCTCGGCACGATGTTCGTCGACCTGATCAAGATGATGATCGCCCCGGTCATCTTCTGCACGATCGTGCTGGGCATCGGATCGGTGCGCAAGGCCGCCACCGTCGGCAAGGTCGGCGGGCTGGCCTTCGCCTACTTCCTCGTGATGTCCACCTTCGCCCTGGCGATCGGTCTGGTGGTCGGCAACGTGCTGCACCCGGGCAGCGGTATGAACCTCTCGGAGAGCGCCGCGGGCAAGGGCGCCGAACTGGCCGAGAAGGCCCACGAATCGGGCGGTCTCATGGACTTCGTCCAGGGCATCATCCCCGACACCCTGTTCTCGGCACTGACCGCGGGCAGCGTGCTGCAGGCTCTGTTCGTCGCGCTGCTGGTCGGTTTCGCCCTGCAGGCGATGGGTCGCTCCGGTGAGCCGATCCTGCGCGGCGTCGAGCATCTGCAGAAGCTGGTGTTCAAGATCCTCGTGATGATCCTGTGGCTGGCGCCGATCGGCGCGTTCGGGGCGATCGCCAACGTCGTCGGCCAAACCGGTTGGGCCGCAGTCACTCAGCTGCTCACGCTGATGCTCGGCTTCTACGTCACCTGCGCGGTGTTCGTCTTCGGTGTGCTCGGCGTGCTGATGCGGGTGGTCGCCGGGGTCTCGATCTTCAAGCTGGTGCGCTACCTGGCGCGCGAATACCTGCTTATCGTGTCGACCTCGTCGTCGGAATCCGCGCTGCCGCGACTGATCGCGAAGATGGAACACCTCGGCGTGGACCGCAGCACCGTCGGTGTCGTGGTGCCGACCGGCTACTCGTTCAACCTCGATGGCACCGCGATCTACCTGACCATGGCGTCGCTGTTCATCGCGGGCGCACTGGGCGATCCGCTGTCGGTGAGCGAGCAGATCGGCCTGCTGGTGTTCATGATCGTCGCCTCGAAGGGCGCGGCCGGTGTCACCGGCGCCGGGCTGGCCACGCTGGCCGCGGGGCTGCAGAGCCACCGGCCCGACCTGCTCGACGGGGTGGGGTTGATCGTCGGCATCGACCGCTTCATGTCCGAAGCCCGTGCGGTGACGAACTTCTCGGGCAACGCGGTCGCCACCGTGCTGGTGGGGTCCTGGACGAAGACCATCGACAGGAACCGGATGGATTCGGTGCTGCGCGGTGACGATCCGTTCGACGAACTCACCATGGTCGACGACCACACCCCGGAGCGTGTCCCCGCGCCGGCCTAA
- a CDS encoding lipoprotein LpqV has translation MRRCLSRLIAAVAVTGGLTLTGCSTGGDDGPTPSPTQTSPQATASTTTTAARTAAPGEVGTSPDGVTTAVGAPAESTEEEYFQACNAARTWMAERGGDLNAQVEPYLAEIQKSDAPGPGTFGTPWSQLEPARQAAIIVAVEAAADELCG, from the coding sequence ATGCGCAGGTGCCTATCCCGCCTCATCGCGGCCGTCGCCGTCACCGGTGGCCTGACCCTGACCGGCTGTTCGACGGGCGGTGACGACGGCCCCACGCCGTCGCCGACGCAGACGTCGCCGCAGGCCACGGCGTCGACGACGACCACGGCGGCCCGCACCGCGGCGCCCGGCGAGGTGGGCACCTCACCGGACGGCGTGACGACGGCGGTGGGCGCGCCCGCCGAGTCCACCGAGGAGGAGTACTTCCAGGCGTGCAATGCGGCTAGGACGTGGATGGCCGAACGCGGCGGCGACCTCAATGCGCAGGTCGAGCCGTATCTCGCGGAGATCCAGAAGTCCGATGCGCCGGGTCCCGGCACCTTCGGCACGCCGTGGTCCCAGTTGGAACCGGCGCGCCAGGCGGCCATCATCGTCGCCGTGGAGGCGGCCGCCGACGAGCTGTGCGGATGA
- a CDS encoding esterase-like activity of phytase family protein, producing the protein MLAASAVTGCATAHPSPPGLHYLGQRQIPGGATLDGTVIGGLSGISYDAQRDMYFVVSDDRSAKNPARFYEARIRLGDNGINAIDVVATRPWLEADGRPFPPLDTAVRPPVVPPDPEGIALDPDRRRLYWSSEGERLTDGPSGPVLLDPFIRIADFEGRYLGEFTLPPALQMSAADTGPRRNDVLEGLTVTPGGRWVWAAMEGPLLQDGPPPSDTAGALTRITRFDPDTETADAQFAYPLDAVSAGPGGDNGVSDLVALDDSTFLVVERGYAGRNSVRVYRAEVADADDVLAVPALGGRQVRPMTKTLLADLATTPGVTPLDNVEGITLGPTLPDGRRTVVLISDDNFSPTQITQVLAFAM; encoded by the coding sequence ATGCTGGCCGCATCGGCGGTCACCGGATGCGCGACGGCACATCCGTCCCCGCCCGGTCTGCACTACCTGGGGCAGCGACAGATCCCCGGCGGCGCGACGCTGGACGGCACGGTGATCGGCGGGCTCTCCGGCATCAGCTACGACGCGCAGCGCGACATGTACTTCGTGGTCAGTGACGACCGGTCGGCGAAGAATCCGGCGCGGTTCTACGAAGCCCGAATCCGGTTGGGTGACAACGGGATCAACGCCATCGACGTCGTCGCCACCCGTCCGTGGCTGGAGGCGGACGGGCGTCCGTTCCCGCCGCTCGACACCGCGGTCCGCCCACCCGTGGTGCCGCCGGATCCCGAGGGCATCGCGCTGGACCCCGACCGTCGACGGCTGTACTGGTCGAGCGAGGGGGAACGGCTCACCGACGGCCCGTCCGGGCCGGTGCTGCTGGACCCGTTCATCCGGATCGCCGATTTCGAGGGGCGATACCTCGGGGAGTTCACGCTGCCGCCCGCGCTGCAGATGTCCGCAGCCGACACCGGGCCACGGCGCAACGACGTGCTGGAGGGCCTCACCGTCACGCCGGGCGGACGGTGGGTGTGGGCGGCCATGGAGGGGCCGCTGCTGCAGGACGGCCCGCCGCCGTCAGACACCGCAGGCGCCCTCACCCGGATCACCCGCTTCGACCCCGACACCGAGACGGCCGACGCGCAGTTCGCGTATCCGCTGGACGCGGTGTCGGCTGGCCCGGGCGGCGACAACGGGGTGTCCGATCTGGTGGCGCTGGACGATTCGACGTTCCTGGTGGTCGAGCGGGGATACGCCGGACGCAACAGCGTGCGGGTCTACCGCGCCGAGGTGGCCGACGCCGACGACGTGCTGGCCGTCCCCGCACTCGGGGGCCGCCAGGTGCGCCCGATGACCAAGACCCTGCTGGCCGACCTGGCCACCACCCCGGGTGTGACCCCGCTCGACAACGTCGAGGGCATCACGCTCGGGCCCACGCTGCCGGACGGACGTCGCACCGTCGTGCTGATCAGCGACGACAACTTCTCGCCGACGCAGATCACCCAGGTGCTGGCCTTCGCGATGTGA
- a CDS encoding lipid-transfer protein: MSTARGQRVFVVGVGMTKFEKPGRREGWDYPQMAKESGTKALTDAGIEYRQVQQGFVGYCSGDSTSGQRALYELGMTGIPVVNVNNNCSTGSTALYLAAQTIRGGLADCTIALGFEKMQPGSLGGGASDRESPMGRHVKAMAEIDEFAMPVAPWMFGAAGREHMRQHGSTAEHFAKIGYKNHKHSVNNPYAQFQDEYTLDDILGARMISDPLTKLQCSPTSDGSGAAILASEAFVDEHGLADRAVEIVGQAMTTDFGSTFDGSAKNLIGYDMNVKAAQQVYEQAGLGPADFQVIELHDCFSANELLLYEALGLCGEGEAPKLIDNDDTTYGGRWVVNPSGGLISKGHPLGATGLAQCAELTWQLRGTADARQVDNVTAALQHNIGLGGAAVVTAYQRADR; encoded by the coding sequence ATGAGCACAGCCAGGGGTCAGCGCGTATTCGTCGTCGGCGTCGGGATGACGAAGTTCGAGAAGCCGGGCCGCCGCGAAGGGTGGGACTACCCGCAGATGGCCAAGGAGTCGGGCACCAAGGCGCTCACCGACGCGGGCATCGAGTACCGGCAGGTGCAACAGGGCTTCGTCGGCTACTGCTCGGGGGACTCCACGTCCGGACAGCGTGCGCTCTACGAACTCGGCATGACCGGCATCCCGGTGGTCAACGTCAACAACAACTGCTCCACCGGCTCGACGGCGCTGTACCTGGCCGCGCAGACGATCCGCGGCGGGCTGGCCGACTGCACGATCGCGCTGGGCTTCGAGAAGATGCAGCCCGGTTCACTCGGCGGCGGGGCGAGCGACCGCGAATCGCCGATGGGCCGCCACGTCAAGGCCATGGCAGAGATCGACGAGTTCGCAATGCCGGTGGCGCCGTGGATGTTCGGCGCGGCGGGACGCGAGCACATGCGCCAGCACGGCTCGACGGCCGAGCACTTCGCGAAGATCGGCTACAAGAACCACAAACACTCGGTCAACAACCCGTACGCCCAGTTTCAGGACGAGTACACGCTCGACGACATCCTGGGCGCCCGGATGATCTCCGACCCGCTGACCAAACTGCAGTGCTCGCCCACCTCGGACGGTTCGGGCGCCGCGATCCTCGCCAGCGAGGCGTTCGTCGACGAACACGGGCTCGCCGATCGCGCGGTCGAGATCGTCGGCCAGGCGATGACCACCGACTTCGGCAGCACGTTCGACGGCTCCGCCAAGAACCTGATCGGCTACGACATGAACGTCAAAGCCGCCCAACAGGTCTACGAGCAGGCCGGGCTCGGCCCCGCCGACTTCCAGGTCATCGAACTGCACGACTGCTTCTCCGCCAACGAGCTGCTGCTCTACGAGGCCCTTGGCCTGTGCGGGGAGGGCGAGGCGCCGAAGCTGATCGACAACGACGACACCACCTACGGCGGCCGGTGGGTGGTCAACCCCTCGGGCGGCCTGATCTCCAAGGGCCATCCGCTCGGCGCGACCGGCCTGGCTCAGTGCGCCGAGCTCACGTGGCAGCTGCGCGGCACCGCCGACGCCCGTCAGGTCGACAACGTCACCGCAGCGCTGCAACACAACATCGGACTCGGCGGTGCGGCGGTGGTCACCGCCTATCAGCGCGCCGACCGCTGA
- a CDS encoding MOSC domain-containing protein, protein MSRVLSVNLARPMPNPAKTTTVTGIDKVPTDEAVAVRAPGPMRGGVGSGLADDVIGNQRLHGGDDQAVYAYAREDLDRWQTTLDRPLANGNFGENLTTSGIDVTGAVVGERWRVGTDGLLLEVTSPRTPCRTFASFLGIRGWMGTFTRAAVPGAYLRVIHPGTVRAGDAIEVIDRPDSDITVGLVFRAISGDAELLPRLLDVDALPEDIRKRARKRIPVAEPPAR, encoded by the coding sequence ATGTCTCGCGTGCTCAGCGTCAACCTGGCCCGGCCGATGCCGAATCCCGCCAAGACGACCACGGTCACCGGCATCGACAAGGTGCCGACGGACGAGGCGGTTGCGGTGCGCGCGCCCGGGCCGATGCGCGGCGGTGTGGGCAGCGGCCTCGCCGACGACGTGATCGGCAATCAGCGTCTGCACGGCGGTGACGATCAGGCGGTGTACGCCTATGCCCGTGAGGACCTCGACCGCTGGCAGACCACGCTGGACCGCCCGCTGGCCAACGGCAACTTCGGCGAGAACCTCACCACCTCCGGGATCGACGTGACCGGCGCCGTGGTCGGTGAGCGCTGGCGGGTCGGCACCGACGGTCTGCTGCTCGAGGTCACCTCGCCGCGCACGCCCTGCCGGACCTTCGCGTCGTTTCTGGGGATCCGGGGCTGGATGGGCACATTCACCCGCGCTGCCGTCCCGGGTGCCTATCTGCGGGTGATCCATCCGGGCACGGTCCGGGCGGGCGACGCGATCGAGGTGATCGACCGCCCGGACAGCGACATCACGGTCGGGCTGGTGTTCCGCGCGATCAGCGGCGACGCCGAGCTGCTGCCGCGACTGCTCGACGTCGACGCGCTGCCCGAGGACATCAGGAAGCGGGCCCGGAAGCGGATCCCAGTCGCGGAGCCGCCCGCCCGCTGA
- a CDS encoding patatin-like phospholipase family protein, which produces MTKRALVLAGGGIAGIAWETGVLRGIADEVPDAARVLLGAEILVGTSAGSTVAAQLGSGLDIGELYDRQLAAASAEIDPGVSIETITGVFLAALTDPDATTTEKLRRIGEIALSTPTVAEDVRRAVIEHRLPSHSWPDRDLRVTAIDTATGELVVFDKSSGVGLVDAVAASCAVPGVWPPVTIGQRRYMDGGVGSTVNMAVAADCDAAVALVPSGRSSPSPFGSGAVAEVDGFTAPTLGIFADDEALAAFGANPLDPACRMPSAEAGRAQGRRIAADVAGFLSGLQ; this is translated from the coding sequence GTGACGAAGCGAGCGTTGGTGCTGGCCGGCGGGGGGATCGCAGGCATCGCGTGGGAGACCGGAGTGCTGCGCGGCATCGCCGACGAAGTGCCCGACGCCGCCAGGGTGCTGCTGGGCGCCGAGATCCTGGTCGGCACGTCCGCGGGATCGACGGTGGCCGCCCAACTCGGCAGCGGCCTGGACATCGGTGAGCTCTACGACCGGCAGCTCGCCGCGGCATCGGCCGAGATCGACCCCGGGGTGAGCATCGAGACGATCACCGGCGTCTTCCTCGCCGCATTGACCGATCCCGACGCCACCACCACCGAGAAGCTGCGGCGCATCGGGGAGATCGCGCTGTCCACCCCGACCGTCGCCGAAGACGTGCGCCGCGCGGTGATCGAACACCGGTTGCCCAGCCACTCGTGGCCCGACCGGGACCTGCGGGTGACGGCGATCGACACCGCCACCGGTGAACTCGTCGTGTTCGACAAGTCCTCGGGCGTCGGTCTGGTCGACGCCGTTGCCGCGAGCTGCGCGGTCCCCGGAGTGTGGCCGCCGGTGACGATCGGGCAGCGGCGCTACATGGACGGCGGCGTGGGCAGCACCGTCAACATGGCGGTCGCCGCGGATTGCGATGCCGCGGTGGCTCTCGTTCCGTCGGGCCGGTCGTCGCCGTCTCCGTTCGGCAGTGGGGCGGTCGCCGAGGTCGACGGTTTCACCGCACCGACACTCGGGATCTTCGCCGACGACGAGGCACTCGCCGCGTTCGGCGCGAACCCGCTCGACCCGGCGTGTCGCATGCCGTCCGCCGAAGCCGGCCGGGCGCAGGGCCGGCGGATCGCGGCCGACGTCGCCGGGTTCCTCTCAGGGCTGCAGTAG
- a CDS encoding ATP-binding protein, with translation MVDESAHACDIDELRELFLFEGLTADQLQRLCGNGTVTTLPAGLLCRQGDPATHFYVLLDGEILLSKYTGNRDIEMWTTSQRGAYCGAWSAFLPDDDVRYENNASLTRPSRLLVLDAITLGDFLRTEFPMATHLLVGHTQGRLHAGRILGPHERLVQLGQLTAGLTHELNNPAAAAVRAASALRSRITETRHRRAEVGTDTTLLELHDRVAEIAAKPTDLTTAQKSHLEEALGEWLDAHGVSDAWDHAATFAEAGIDIDWMERISASGCGDTPAALSAAVRSLSSTVETELLLTEIGDATKRISVLVDQVKQYSQLDRAPFDVADIHELLDSTLAMLSHRLGPGVTVVRDFDHGLPAVPCYAAELNQVWTNLINNALDAMPSGVLTLRTRRERDTVRVEVCDTGTGIPDDVLPRVFDPFFTTKPFGEGAGLGLDIAVRIVDRHGGSLWAESAPGDTRFVTTLPLTAEPG, from the coding sequence ATGGTCGACGAATCCGCGCACGCGTGTGACATCGACGAGCTGCGCGAGCTGTTCCTCTTCGAAGGCCTCACCGCGGACCAGCTCCAAAGACTGTGCGGCAACGGGACGGTGACGACCCTGCCTGCCGGGCTCCTGTGCCGCCAGGGCGACCCCGCGACGCACTTCTACGTCCTGCTCGACGGTGAGATCCTGCTGTCGAAATACACCGGCAACCGCGACATCGAGATGTGGACGACCTCGCAGCGGGGCGCGTACTGCGGCGCGTGGTCGGCGTTCCTCCCGGACGACGACGTGCGCTACGAGAACAACGCCAGCCTCACCCGCCCGTCACGGCTGCTGGTGCTCGACGCCATCACACTGGGCGACTTCCTGCGCACCGAGTTCCCGATGGCCACCCACCTGCTGGTCGGACACACACAGGGACGCCTGCACGCCGGCCGCATCCTCGGCCCCCACGAGCGGCTGGTGCAGCTGGGACAACTCACCGCCGGGCTCACCCACGAACTCAACAACCCCGCAGCGGCCGCCGTCCGCGCCGCTTCGGCACTGCGATCCCGGATCACCGAAACACGTCACCGCCGCGCCGAGGTGGGCACCGACACCACCCTGCTCGAGCTGCACGACCGGGTGGCCGAGATCGCCGCCAAACCGACCGATCTGACCACGGCGCAGAAGTCCCACCTCGAAGAGGCGCTCGGGGAGTGGCTCGACGCCCACGGGGTCAGCGATGCGTGGGATCACGCCGCCACCTTCGCCGAGGCCGGCATCGACATCGACTGGATGGAGCGGATCTCGGCCTCCGGATGCGGCGACACCCCGGCCGCGCTGAGCGCCGCGGTGCGCTCGCTGAGCAGCACCGTGGAGACCGAACTGCTGCTCACCGAGATCGGGGATGCGACGAAGCGGATCTCCGTGCTGGTCGACCAGGTCAAGCAGTACTCACAACTGGACCGGGCCCCGTTCGACGTCGCCGACATCCACGAACTGCTCGACAGCACGCTGGCGATGCTGTCGCACCGCCTCGGACCCGGTGTCACGGTCGTGCGCGACTTCGACCACGGTCTGCCCGCGGTGCCGTGCTACGCGGCGGAGCTGAACCAGGTCTGGACCAACCTCATCAACAACGCGCTCGACGCCATGCCGTCGGGAGTGCTCACGCTGCGCACCCGCCGGGAACGGGACACGGTGCGCGTCGAGGTGTGCGACACCGGGACCGGCATCCCCGACGACGTGCTGCCGCGGGTGTTCGACCCGTTCTTCACCACCAAACCGTTCGGTGAGGGTGCGGGACTCGGCCTGGACATCGCGGTGCGCATCGTCGACCGGCACGGCGGCAGCCTGTGGGCCGAGTCCGCCCCCGGCGACACCCGGTTCGTCACCACCCTGCCGCTGACCGCAGAACCCGGGTGA
- a CDS encoding patatin-like phospholipase family protein — protein sequence MSKRVALVLGSGGARGYAHIGVIEELHSRGYEIVGISGSSMGALVGGLQAAGKLDEYAEWAKSLTQRAVLRLLDPSLTAPGVLRAEKILDAVRDVLGEVCIEDLPVPYTAVTTDLIAGRSVWLQRGPVDAAIRASIAIPGVITPHVLDGRLLADGGILDPLPMAPVAAVNADLTIAVSLGGSEAGGTEPDEGEAHTTADWLNRLLRSTSALLDSKSARAVLDTPAVRSMINRFGTATEEDLEATESGDGTGAPAETDSSAEQLVDSAKEVPVPRLGSFEVMNRTIDIAQAALARHTLAAYPPDLLVEVPRSACRSLDFHRAAEVIEVGRKLAVQALDEFERPEFIPLLQP from the coding sequence ATGAGCAAACGCGTCGCGCTGGTGCTCGGCAGTGGCGGTGCCCGGGGTTACGCGCACATCGGCGTCATCGAGGAACTGCATTCACGCGGCTACGAGATCGTCGGCATCTCGGGCTCGTCGATGGGTGCGCTGGTCGGTGGCCTGCAGGCGGCGGGCAAGCTCGACGAGTACGCGGAGTGGGCCAAATCGCTGACGCAGCGCGCGGTTCTGCGACTGCTCGACCCGTCGCTCACCGCACCAGGAGTACTGCGGGCGGAGAAGATCCTCGACGCCGTGCGCGACGTGCTCGGTGAGGTGTGCATCGAAGACCTGCCGGTGCCGTACACGGCGGTCACGACGGATCTGATCGCCGGCCGGTCGGTGTGGCTGCAGCGCGGCCCGGTGGATGCGGCGATCCGCGCGTCGATCGCGATCCCCGGCGTCATCACCCCGCATGTGCTCGACGGCCGGCTGCTCGCCGACGGCGGGATCCTCGACCCTCTGCCGATGGCGCCGGTCGCCGCGGTCAACGCCGACCTGACGATCGCGGTGAGCCTGGGCGGCAGTGAAGCCGGCGGCACCGAACCCGACGAGGGCGAGGCGCACACGACGGCGGACTGGCTGAACCGGTTGCTGCGCAGCACTTCTGCCCTGCTGGACTCGAAGTCGGCGCGCGCGGTGCTCGACACCCCCGCGGTGCGGTCGATGATCAACCGTTTCGGCACCGCCACCGAGGAGGACCTCGAGGCGACCGAGAGCGGCGACGGCACCGGTGCGCCGGCCGAAACCGACAGCAGCGCCGAGCAACTCGTCGATTCCGCCAAGGAGGTGCCGGTACCGCGGCTGGGCAGCTTCGAGGTGATGAACCGCACCATCGACATCGCGCAGGCCGCGCTGGCCCGCCACACGCTGGCCGCCTACCCGCCCGACCTTCTCGTCGAGGTGCCCCGGTCTGCCTGTCGCAGTTTGGATTTCCACCGAGCGGCCGAGGTCATCGAGGTGGGCAGGAAGTTGGCCGTCCAGGCGCTCGACGAGTTCGAGCGGCCGGAGTTCATCCCGCTACTGCAGCCCTGA
- a CDS encoding rhodanese-like domain-containing protein, which translates to MPAAEVPAALARGALLVDIRPQAQRAREGEVPAALVVERNVLEWRCDPTSEARLPQAVGDDVEWVVLCSEGYTSSLAAASLLDLGLHRATDVIGGYHALKAEGVLV; encoded by the coding sequence ATGCCCGCCGCCGAGGTGCCCGCCGCGCTGGCCCGCGGCGCGCTGCTCGTCGACATCCGCCCGCAGGCGCAGCGCGCCAGGGAAGGTGAGGTGCCCGCCGCCCTGGTCGTCGAACGCAACGTTCTCGAGTGGCGGTGCGACCCCACCAGCGAGGCCCGGTTGCCCCAAGCCGTCGGGGACGACGTCGAGTGGGTGGTGCTGTGCTCGGAGGGCTACACCTCCAGTCTGGCCGCGGCATCGCTGCTCGACCTGGGACTGCACCGCGCCACCGACGTCATCGGCGGCTACCACGCGCTGAAGGCCGAAGGCGTTCTCGTCTAA